The window TCCAGAAAATCACGACGTGTGAAAACATGGACGGAGCGTAAGACGGAGAACGCAAACGAAGGAAGGAAAAACTTGAGGCTTTGCGCTTGTCAGCCGCTGGATTTTCGCGTCTAAACAGCCGATGCCTGACTGGATCGCCGTCGTCATTCTGGGAACCATCGAAGGAATCACCGAATTCATCCCCATTTCCTCCACCGGCCATCTGATGATCGGCGAGAAGTGTCTGATCGCGGCGAAATGGCTGTCTGGTCACCCGAGTGACCTGTTCAACATCGTCATCCAGTGCGGCGCGGTGATCGCCGTGCTGCCGCTTTTTTCGTTACGCTGCCAGCAGTTGATGTTCCGGTGGCGCGAGTCTGAGACACGCGATTACCTCTTCAAACTGATCCTCGCCTTCGCTCTTACGGGCCTGGGAGGATTAATCCTGGAGAAAAAGGGGTTCAAGCTGGAGGAGAACCCCAGACCGATCGCGTGGGCGCTGATCGTCGGCGGAATCGCATTTCTCCTGGTCGAACGCTGGCTGCGTGGCAAGCCGCTGCGTGATGAGGTGACGTGGACTATCGCCTTCGCCGTCGGTGTCGGTCAACTGATCGCCGCGATATTCCCGGGTGCCTCGCGCTCCGGTTCCACCATCCTGCTTTCGCTGGCATTGGGTCTGGGCCGGCCGGCGGCGACGGAGTTTTCTTTCCTGGTCGGCATCCCCACCATGCTCGCCGCAGGGGGCCTGAAAATATTCAAAGCTCTCCATCACACCAAAGATATTTCTATGACCGCCGGGACCACTCCGGAAAACTGGAGCATGGTAATTCTCGGAACGATTGTGGCGGCGGTGGTTTCGTTTGCGGCGGTGAAATGGTTTTTACGTTACATTCAAACCCACACGTTCAGCGGTTTCGGGTGGTACCGGATCGCGCTTGGCGCCGTCGTCCTGATTTTTTTCCGATAGATCCACGCGACGAATTATTTACCTGGTGGTGATTTTTCCGTTGAAGGCGGATTGGGTTTTTCCGGTTTTTCTTCGGTAAAGAGTTCCTTGATGGTACGGAGCGGATGGAAAGGAAACATCAGTGGTTTGGGGATATAAAGAGGTTCTTTATGCGGTTCGTGCAGCGTGCCGGTGACTTTGTATTCGAACAACTTCGTCAGTGGTGACAGGACGAGGCTCACAATCGGGCCGATGACCCAGGCGTCGCGCAGGAGGCGCGCTTCGACCCGCGCGTTCACGTTGCCTTTGAAGTCCACGGTTCCCTTGTATGACAGACGCATGGCGGGAGAACGGATTTCCATGTCATCGGTGTGCATCACGCTGTTGGTCAGCGTGAACGTGGCATTGCCGCCACTCACACGACTGCTGCCCAGTCCGGGAGCGACTGCGTTCAAAACCGGCGAAAAAATGCCAAACAACGGCATGTCCCAAAGAAAACCATCCCGCATTTCCGCGTTCCCGAAGCCGTTCCAGCTTTCCCAATTTCCACTG of the Candidatus Angelobacter sp. genome contains:
- a CDS encoding undecaprenyl-diphosphate phosphatase; protein product: MPDWIAVVILGTIEGITEFIPISSTGHLMIGEKCLIAAKWLSGHPSDLFNIVIQCGAVIAVLPLFSLRCQQLMFRWRESETRDYLFKLILAFALTGLGGLILEKKGFKLEENPRPIAWALIVGGIAFLLVERWLRGKPLRDEVTWTIAFAVGVGQLIAAIFPGASRSGSTILLSLALGLGRPAATEFSFLVGIPTMLAAGGLKIFKALHHTKDISMTAGTTPENWSMVILGTIVAAVVSFAAVKWFLRYIQTHTFSGFGWYRIALGAVVLIFFR